A genomic region of Jeotgalibaca ciconiae contains the following coding sequences:
- a CDS encoding metal ABC transporter ATP-binding protein, translating into MEKVIDLNHLTVAYGAKPVLWNISTSFKEGAMTAIIGPNGAGKSTMMKSMLDLIKPLNGTVDYYLNGKKHLYHDVKKKIAYVPQNNSVDWDFPATVLDVVVMGRYGHLGWLKRPRKSDYDLARTMLAKVGIPTFANRQISQLSGGQRQRVFLARALVQEADIYLMDEPFAGVDKKTEGIIMVLLKELREAGKSILVIHHDLQTVEEYFDEVVFVNREIVANGPVEEVFTEENIEETYRVDHNLGEEGEEDVGIVQ; encoded by the coding sequence GTGGAAAAAGTTATTGATTTAAATCACCTTACCGTTGCTTACGGTGCAAAGCCCGTTTTATGGAATATCTCTACATCCTTTAAGGAAGGAGCTATGACTGCGATAATTGGGCCCAATGGTGCTGGTAAATCAACAATGATGAAATCAATGTTGGATCTCATCAAACCTCTGAATGGAACCGTTGATTACTATTTAAATGGCAAAAAACATCTATACCATGATGTGAAGAAAAAGATTGCCTACGTACCACAAAATAATAGCGTAGATTGGGATTTTCCTGCTACTGTTTTAGATGTAGTTGTTATGGGCAGATATGGTCATTTAGGGTGGTTAAAACGTCCTCGTAAAAGTGATTATGATTTGGCCCGGACGATGTTAGCGAAAGTGGGCATACCTACTTTCGCTAACCGCCAAATTAGTCAGTTATCAGGTGGACAACGTCAGAGAGTCTTTTTAGCACGTGCTTTAGTACAAGAAGCAGATATTTATTTGATGGATGAACCATTTGCTGGAGTGGACAAAAAGACAGAAGGTATTATTATGGTCTTGCTAAAAGAATTACGAGAAGCTGGAAAATCAATTCTAGTCATCCATCATGATTTGCAAACTGTGGAAGAGTATTTTGATGAGGTAGTATTTGTAAACCGTGAAATTGTGGCAAATGGACCGGTTGAAGAGGTATTTACAGAGGAAAATATTGAGGAAACATATCGAGTAGATCATAACTTAGGAGAAGAAGGTGAAGAAGATGTGGGAATTGTTCAATAA
- a CDS encoding glycoside hydrolase family 3 protein, protein MKKNDHRSQYFLLLILLLFFLAGCQRDDSSNEQSSSTISSVESSIEDESSESVESKETTDPENNNEDRAQVILEDLSLEEKVGQMFLARLPDEDADYLAQQYHLGGYIWFAKDFSEKIPETVAEEIQAIQNSMPIDLFMAVDEEGGEVTRVSSFEQYRSEPFLSPQEAFVWDGWEEIRAQEQEKALLLKELGLNMNLAPVADVPLEETDFIYSRAFSMDPNEVAEFVKTAVKLSQDEKVASVIKHFPGYGNNMDTHTGIAYDERDFQTFIERDFLPFQAGIEAGASAVLVAHNVITSVDETMPASLSPEVNQLLRENLSFDGIVMTDDLIMDGLRLFAETEEAAVLAVLAGNDILISSEFPAQVSAVISAVEEGRIAEEQINEAVLRILKIKLQLEIIE, encoded by the coding sequence ATGAAAAAGAACGATCATCGCAGTCAATATTTTCTTTTACTTATTCTTTTGCTATTTTTCTTAGCTGGTTGTCAAAGAGATGATTCTAGTAATGAACAAAGTAGTTCAACTATCTCATCGGTAGAAAGTTCGATTGAAGATGAATCATCAGAATCAGTTGAATCAAAAGAAACAACGGATCCTGAAAATAACAATGAGGACCGTGCTCAAGTGATTTTAGAAGACCTATCTCTTGAAGAGAAAGTCGGCCAAATGTTCTTAGCAAGGTTGCCGGATGAAGATGCTGATTACTTGGCACAACAATATCATTTAGGAGGTTATATTTGGTTCGCAAAGGACTTTAGTGAAAAGATACCAGAAACCGTTGCAGAAGAAATACAAGCAATACAGAATTCGATGCCAATCGATTTATTTATGGCGGTGGATGAAGAAGGCGGAGAAGTAACTCGAGTCAGTTCTTTTGAACAATATCGCTCTGAGCCGTTTCTTTCACCACAAGAAGCATTTGTATGGGATGGATGGGAAGAGATAAGAGCGCAGGAGCAAGAAAAAGCATTACTTTTGAAGGAACTGGGATTAAATATGAATTTAGCTCCAGTAGCAGATGTTCCTCTTGAAGAAACAGATTTTATTTATAGTCGTGCTTTTTCAATGGATCCCAATGAAGTGGCTGAATTTGTGAAAACAGCAGTCAAGCTGTCTCAAGATGAAAAAGTTGCCAGTGTAATCAAACACTTTCCTGGTTATGGAAATAACATGGATACCCATACAGGGATTGCTTATGACGAACGGGACTTTCAAACATTTATCGAACGGGACTTTTTACCATTTCAAGCTGGAATTGAGGCCGGCGCCTCAGCTGTATTAGTTGCGCATAATGTCATTACGAGTGTGGATGAAACCATGCCTGCGTCGCTTTCTCCTGAGGTCAATCAATTGTTGCGGGAAAATTTGTCATTCGATGGGATTGTTATGACGGATGATCTGATTATGGATGGTTTACGTTTGTTTGCGGAAACGGAAGAAGCTGCTGTATTAGCGGTTTTAGCTGGGAACGATATATTGATTAGTTCAGAGTTTCCTGCTCAAGTATCAGCGGTTATTTCTGCTGTTGAAGAAGGAAGAATAGCCGAAGAACAAATTAACGAAGCAGTATTGCGTATTTTGAAAATTAAATTACAATTAGAAATAATTGAATAG
- a CDS encoding metal ABC transporter solute-binding protein, Zn/Mn family: protein MKKIIGLLLSLAFLLAGCGNGATESTQEDGKLQVVATTTMLTDLLKEIGGDKLQVEGLMGPGIDPHGYQASSSDVTTLMNADIVAYNGLHLEGKMGDVFENLVKQDKTLFVLEEAIPESTLLESEENGGAVDPHIWFSVNNWKLAADYITTELSKVDVENAELYQENNERYQKELDELIVYIEGRIEELPVEQRYLVTAHDAFSYFGNSFDFEVVGLQGVNTQTEAGTGDVSSLAGFIAEKKIKAIFIESSVPTKTIESLQEAVRSKGWEVEIGGELFSDALGDESQDAETYVKMYHQNIDTIVDALK from the coding sequence ATGAAAAAAATAATAGGATTACTACTAAGTCTGGCTTTCCTTTTAGCTGGATGTGGGAATGGAGCAACAGAAAGCACACAAGAAGATGGAAAGTTACAAGTAGTTGCTACGACAACAATGTTGACTGATTTATTGAAGGAAATCGGCGGAGACAAGCTTCAAGTAGAAGGATTGATGGGACCGGGTATTGATCCACATGGCTATCAAGCCTCTTCTTCAGATGTTACCACGTTAATGAATGCAGATATCGTTGCTTATAATGGTTTGCATTTGGAAGGTAAAATGGGAGACGTTTTTGAAAACTTAGTAAAACAAGATAAGACACTTTTTGTCTTGGAAGAAGCAATACCTGAATCAACTTTATTAGAATCAGAAGAAAACGGAGGAGCTGTAGACCCACATATTTGGTTCAGTGTAAATAATTGGAAGTTAGCCGCAGACTATATAACCACAGAATTAAGTAAAGTAGATGTCGAAAATGCGGAATTATATCAAGAAAATAACGAACGCTATCAAAAAGAATTGGATGAGTTGATCGTCTATATCGAAGGGCGTATCGAGGAACTTCCTGTTGAACAACGTTATTTAGTAACTGCTCATGATGCCTTTAGTTACTTTGGTAATTCTTTTGACTTTGAGGTAGTTGGTTTACAAGGGGTCAATACGCAAACAGAGGCTGGAACAGGAGATGTCAGCTCATTAGCAGGATTTATTGCAGAAAAGAAAATTAAAGCAATCTTTATCGAAAGTTCTGTACCGACAAAGACAATTGAATCTTTGCAAGAAGCTGTTCGAAGTAAAGGCTGGGAAGTTGAAATTGGCGGAGAACTATTTTCGGATGCGCTTGGAGATGAATCACAAGATGCAGAGACATATGTAAAAATGTATCACCAAAATATTGATACAATTGTGGATGCATTGAAATAA
- a CDS encoding NRDE family protein gives MCLITFRIANHPKYKLILAANRDEAYARPTEMASFWSEHPQLLAGKDLEANGTWLGITKDGRIAAITNCHEGTDKVEQITYTADSPKKSRGKIITDYLLSKKQPEIYLHELIKEKHAYQPFNILLGNADALYHFNSQEESFVQLHKGTHSISNASLDTPWPKVRKTKKQIDRILKGEDHYIESLFEMMMDQIPARDDELQYAAALPLDLRRKTSAPFIKTEGFGTRSTTLLLVDYDDQVTFLERTYKKNDTSSDQMFHFKIGE, from the coding sequence ATGTGTTTGATTACATTTCGTATCGCGAATCATCCAAAGTATAAATTAATCCTGGCTGCTAATCGAGATGAAGCTTATGCAAGACCTACAGAAATGGCTTCTTTTTGGTCGGAGCATCCTCAACTATTAGCAGGCAAAGATTTAGAAGCAAACGGTACTTGGTTAGGTATAACAAAAGATGGGCGAATTGCTGCGATTACTAACTGCCACGAGGGAACCGATAAAGTTGAACAAATTACTTATACAGCTGATTCACCTAAAAAATCTCGTGGTAAAATCATTACCGACTACCTTTTATCAAAAAAACAACCTGAAATCTACCTGCATGAACTAATAAAAGAAAAACATGCTTATCAGCCTTTTAATATTCTATTGGGAAACGCAGATGCCCTCTACCACTTCAATTCGCAAGAAGAATCTTTTGTGCAACTACACAAAGGAACGCATAGTATCAGCAATGCTAGCCTTGATACACCTTGGCCAAAAGTAAGAAAAACAAAAAAACAAATCGACCGTATTCTTAAGGGAGAAGATCACTATATTGAATCTTTATTTGAAATGATGATGGATCAAATACCAGCTAGAGACGATGAATTGCAATATGCCGCTGCTCTTCCGCTTGATTTAAGAAGAAAAACTTCAGCGCCTTTTATTAAGACAGAAGGATTTGGGACACGCTCTACCACACTCCTTCTAGTCGATTACGATGATCAAGTAACCTTTCTTGAACGGACGTACAAGAAAAACGATACATCTTCAGATCAAATGTTTCATTTTAAAATTGGAGAATAA
- a CDS encoding MalY/PatB family protein, translating into MAIDAFVDRYQKERRNTESLKWDALEERFEDADLLPLWVADMEFQTPETVTNALINRIQHGVFGYSLDNADYFRSFSAWQEKRHNIHLQKEWLRFSTGVVQSLYHLIQCFSEKGDGVLIQPPVYYPFFHAVKDTERKLVVSPLKSENGQYRFDLKDFEEKLRVEKPKLFILCSPHNPVGRIWDEDELLEVLSLCKKHGVLVIADEIHQDFGVGNKKFVSTLNIADGSFHDCLILCNAPSKTFNLASLLHSHIIIPDDKLRRQFDQRIIFYQQTENNLLGQLAGQTAYETGEEWLDGLLGVIRLNYEILINRLKKFPAIIVSPLEGTYLAWIDLTTVIPRKKIKEIVQKKAQLAVDYGEWFSEECEGFIRLNLATTPTILKQAVDQLVEALESYEGEFN; encoded by the coding sequence ATGGCTATTGATGCATTTGTTGATCGCTATCAAAAAGAGCGTCGTAATACAGAATCTTTGAAATGGGACGCCTTAGAAGAACGATTTGAAGATGCTGATTTACTGCCGCTGTGGGTCGCAGATATGGAGTTTCAAACGCCAGAAACTGTGACAAATGCACTAATTAATCGAATCCAACATGGGGTTTTTGGTTACTCTCTAGATAATGCAGATTACTTTCGTTCTTTTTCAGCTTGGCAAGAAAAGCGTCATAATATTCATCTTCAAAAAGAGTGGCTTCGCTTCTCAACTGGCGTTGTACAATCCCTTTATCATTTAATCCAATGTTTTTCTGAAAAAGGCGACGGAGTGCTTATTCAACCGCCAGTATATTATCCATTCTTCCATGCTGTTAAAGATACGGAAAGAAAATTAGTCGTTTCTCCTTTAAAATCTGAAAATGGGCAGTATCGATTTGATTTAAAAGATTTTGAAGAAAAATTAAGAGTCGAAAAGCCAAAGTTGTTTATACTTTGTTCACCTCATAATCCAGTGGGAAGAATATGGGATGAGGATGAATTGTTGGAAGTTTTGTCACTTTGTAAAAAGCATGGTGTGTTAGTAATTGCCGATGAAATTCATCAGGATTTTGGAGTTGGAAACAAGAAGTTTGTATCGACCTTGAATATTGCTGATGGTAGTTTTCATGATTGTTTGATTCTTTGTAATGCACCATCTAAAACTTTTAACTTAGCAAGTTTATTACATTCACACATTATCATCCCTGATGATAAATTACGAAGACAGTTTGATCAGCGGATTATATTTTATCAACAAACGGAAAATAATTTGTTAGGTCAGCTGGCAGGTCAGACAGCCTATGAAACAGGAGAAGAATGGCTGGATGGTTTGTTAGGGGTCATTCGTTTAAATTATGAAATATTAATTAATCGTCTCAAGAAGTTTCCAGCCATTATAGTATCTCCATTAGAGGGAACCTATCTCGCTTGGATTGATTTAACGACGGTTATTCCTAGAAAAAAAATAAAAGAAATTGTACAAAAAAAGGCACAGCTAGCGGTTGACTATGGCGAATGGTTTTCTGAAGAATGTGAAGGTTTCATTCGGCTGAATTTGGCAACGACACCGACAATATTGAAACAAGCAGTCGATCAGTTGGTGGAGGCGTTAGAGAGTTATGAGGGGGAGTTTAATTGA
- a CDS encoding metal-dependent transcriptional regulator, which produces MTPSKGDFLKAIVKLGGGERRVNNKDLAKELRISSAAVTDMALKLMDDGYINYIPYKGIKITETGRRETNKLIRKHRLWEVFLYEKLGYNWNQVHADADLLEHASSDFLIERLNEFLGFPTMDPHGEFIPNAEGEVESSTSLPLNELEAGKSFIITEVSDNTAFLNYLLQKNITLHDKYYLVEIEEYEGALLLEDEEGNQKRISANTASQIKVHVN; this is translated from the coding sequence ATGACTCCAAGCAAAGGGGATTTTTTGAAAGCAATTGTTAAACTTGGTGGTGGAGAACGTCGTGTAAACAACAAAGATTTAGCAAAAGAATTAAGAATCTCTTCTGCAGCTGTGACTGATATGGCCCTTAAATTAATGGATGACGGATATATTAATTACATTCCTTATAAAGGCATCAAGATTACAGAAACCGGCAGAAGAGAAACAAATAAACTGATTCGAAAACACCGTCTTTGGGAAGTTTTCCTATATGAGAAACTTGGTTATAACTGGAACCAAGTTCATGCTGATGCTGATTTATTGGAGCACGCTTCCTCTGATTTCTTAATTGAACGATTAAATGAATTTTTAGGATTTCCTACGATGGATCCCCATGGCGAATTCATTCCAAATGCAGAAGGCGAGGTTGAAAGTTCTACTTCTTTACCATTAAATGAGCTAGAAGCAGGAAAATCTTTTATTATCACGGAAGTTTCAGACAATACTGCTTTTTTAAATTACTTACTTCAAAAAAATATCACACTTCATGATAAATATTACTTAGTTGAAATAGAGGAATACGAAGGGGCTTTACTATTGGAAGATGAAGAAGGTAATCAAAAAAGGATCAGCGCCAATACAGCCTCACAGATTAAAGTACATGTGAATTAA
- a CDS encoding metal ABC transporter permease — translation MWELFNNLLTDYTFQTVALGTGFLGLFSGVIGTLATLKQESLLGDVLSHSALPGIGLAFLFLGEKNLVVMLVGAAIAGGFATLLINWMKNKSIIKGDGAMALTLSSFFGLGLVIMTYIQKRPNGNQAGLGNFIYGQASSMLVKDVRLSVVLGSIMLLLLIIFWKEIKLFIFDPVFAHTVGFSSRFLNSLISLMIVVTVVIGLESVGVVLMSTMLIAPSIAARQWSNRMHIVTIIAGIFGFLSGVIGSFISSVGVKIPTGPTIVLTASLFVLISILFAPQRGLVARQLRHHRNKQELLKKAKELDDGKERVTT, via the coding sequence ATGTGGGAATTGTTCAATAATCTCCTAACTGATTATACCTTCCAAACCGTTGCTCTTGGAACCGGCTTTCTAGGTCTGTTCAGCGGTGTGATTGGAACTCTTGCGACATTGAAACAAGAGAGCTTGCTTGGAGATGTACTGAGTCACTCAGCGCTTCCGGGTATTGGACTTGCATTTCTTTTCTTAGGTGAAAAGAATCTTGTTGTGATGTTAGTGGGCGCAGCCATCGCCGGCGGTTTTGCTACTCTATTGATTAACTGGATGAAAAATAAAAGTATTATTAAAGGCGATGGAGCTATGGCCCTAACGCTTTCCAGTTTTTTTGGTTTAGGTTTAGTAATCATGACTTACATACAAAAACGACCAAATGGAAATCAAGCGGGCTTAGGAAATTTTATATATGGGCAAGCTTCTTCTATGCTCGTGAAGGATGTCCGTCTTTCAGTCGTTTTAGGGAGTATTATGTTACTTTTGTTAATTATTTTTTGGAAAGAAATTAAGTTATTTATTTTTGATCCTGTTTTTGCTCATACAGTAGGATTTTCAAGTAGATTTTTAAATAGTTTGATTTCATTAATGATTGTTGTAACAGTTGTGATCGGATTAGAATCGGTAGGGGTTGTATTAATGAGTACCATGCTTATTGCTCCCTCAATCGCTGCACGTCAATGGTCAAATCGCATGCATATTGTAACAATCATTGCGGGAATATTTGGCTTTTTATCAGGGGTAATTGGTTCTTTCATTAGTTCTGTTGGAGTGAAGATACCAACAGGGCCAACAATCGTATTAACTGCAAGTTTATTTGTCTTGATTAGTATTTTATTTGCCCCACAACGAGGTTTGGTTGCACGTCAATTACGCCATCACAGAAATAAACAAGAACTTTTGAAAAAAGCAAAAGAGTTAGACGATGGGAAAGAAAGGGTGACAACATGA
- a CDS encoding PFL family protein produces the protein MNRQENILETIQMIAEDKLDIRTVTMGISLLDCADSDGEKAREKIYNKITSYARDLVAVATEIEQNLGIPIINKRISVTPIALVAGASQDTDYVAFAKTLDKAAKEVGVDFIGGFSALVEKGYTKGDRILIDSIPQALAETSVVCSSVNIGSTKAGINMDAVAKMGEVIKETAELTADADGLGAAKLVVFANAVDDNPFMAGAFHGVGEADVVIHVGVSGPGVVKRALEKVKGEPFDIVAETIKTAAFKITRMGQLVGTLAAEKLGVPFGIVDLSLAPTPAVGDSVAYILQEMGVERVGTHGTTAALAVLNDAVKKGGLMACGHVGGLSGSFIPVSEDIGMIEAVELGAITIDKLEAMTAICSVGLDMVAIPGKTTAATLSALIADEAAIGIMNHKTTAVRLIPVPGMDVGDEVEFGGLLGRAPILGVSEFSSFDLIARGGRIPAPLHSFKN, from the coding sequence ATGAATCGTCAAGAAAATATTTTAGAAACTATCCAAATGATTGCAGAAGATAAATTGGATATTCGTACGGTCACAATGGGGATCTCCCTTTTAGATTGTGCGGACTCTGATGGGGAAAAGGCAAGAGAAAAAATTTATAACAAAATAACCTCTTATGCAAGAGATTTAGTGGCTGTTGCAACTGAGATTGAACAGAACTTAGGTATTCCGATTATCAATAAACGAATTTCGGTTACACCAATTGCACTTGTGGCAGGAGCTTCACAGGACACTGATTATGTAGCTTTTGCGAAGACATTGGATAAAGCTGCAAAAGAAGTTGGTGTAGACTTCATTGGTGGATTTAGTGCACTCGTTGAAAAGGGATATACGAAGGGCGATCGTATCTTGATTGACTCCATCCCACAAGCACTGGCGGAGACATCGGTGGTTTGCTCTTCTGTGAATATTGGTTCTACAAAAGCAGGAATTAATATGGACGCTGTTGCAAAAATGGGTGAAGTGATTAAAGAAACGGCAGAACTAACAGCTGATGCCGATGGCTTAGGAGCTGCAAAATTAGTTGTATTCGCAAATGCGGTTGATGATAATCCCTTTATGGCAGGAGCTTTTCACGGTGTAGGAGAAGCTGATGTTGTTATCCACGTTGGCGTGAGTGGTCCAGGCGTGGTAAAACGCGCCTTAGAAAAAGTAAAAGGGGAGCCTTTTGACATTGTGGCTGAAACAATTAAAACAGCTGCTTTTAAAATCACCCGTATGGGACAGTTAGTTGGTACGTTGGCAGCTGAAAAACTGGGAGTTCCCTTTGGCATTGTTGACTTATCACTGGCTCCAACACCTGCGGTTGGCGACTCGGTTGCTTATATCTTACAGGAGATGGGCGTAGAACGTGTTGGAACTCATGGGACAACGGCTGCTCTTGCAGTATTGAATGATGCAGTGAAAAAAGGTGGATTAATGGCTTGTGGGCATGTAGGGGGATTATCTGGTTCCTTTATACCGGTCTCAGAAGATATTGGGATGATTGAAGCTGTTGAGCTAGGAGCGATTACAATCGACAAATTAGAGGCGATGACAGCGATTTGTTCGGTTGGACTGGATATGGTTGCTATCCCAGGAAAAACGACTGCAGCGACCCTTTCAGCGTTGATAGCTGATGAAGCAGCGATTGGAATCATGAACCACAAAACAACGGCCGTTCGTTTAATTCCTGTTCCAGGAATGGATGTAGGAGATGAAGTAGAATTCGGTGGTTTATTAGGAAGAGCGCCTATTTTGGGAGTAAGTGAGTTCTCTTCCTTTGATTTGATTGCAAGAGGCGGAAGAATACCAGCTCCACTACATTCATTTAAAAATTAG
- a CDS encoding PLP-dependent transferase, with the protein MSNFNTFLAQIGNHEDPTTGAVSPPIYLSSTFAHPGLGQSTGYDYTRTNNPTRDILEKGLSVLEGGTQAVATSSGMSAIQLVFQLFPAGSEFLVSRDLYGGSFRYFKELEDKRIAKFHYFTSLEDLKNLLTSEIDAVFVETPTNPLMQEIDLEKVSVLAKEVDAILIVDNTFLTPLRQRPLELGAQIVVHSGTKYLTGHNDVLAGVVVTNDETIGEKLQWLSNTTGPTLSAFDCWLFIRSLKTLPLRLDRQESNAQKIVDALKKHPQIKEVLYPGKGAMISIRLQEEERVASVLSSIKVFTFAESLGGVESLITYPTTQTHADVPKELRESYGLTEDLLRISVGIEDADDLVEDLKQALESK; encoded by the coding sequence TTGAGTAATTTTAATACTTTTTTGGCACAGATAGGAAATCATGAAGATCCAACGACAGGCGCTGTGAGTCCTCCTATTTATTTATCGTCTACCTTTGCTCATCCGGGATTAGGGCAGAGTACGGGCTATGATTATACGAGAACCAATAATCCGACGAGAGATATTTTAGAAAAAGGACTCTCTGTATTAGAGGGAGGGACACAGGCAGTTGCTACCAGTTCTGGCATGAGTGCGATTCAACTAGTCTTTCAATTATTTCCCGCAGGATCTGAGTTTTTAGTATCGAGGGATTTGTATGGCGGAAGTTTTCGTTATTTTAAAGAACTTGAAGATAAAAGGATTGCAAAATTTCATTATTTTACTAGCTTGGAAGATTTGAAAAATCTATTGACCTCAGAAATTGATGCTGTTTTTGTAGAAACTCCCACGAATCCATTAATGCAAGAAATTGATTTGGAAAAAGTGAGTGTACTCGCAAAGGAAGTAGATGCCATACTGATTGTTGACAACACTTTCTTAACTCCTTTGAGACAACGTCCACTTGAATTAGGCGCTCAAATCGTCGTTCATTCTGGAACAAAATATTTAACGGGACACAATGATGTACTTGCAGGAGTTGTTGTAACAAACGATGAAACGATTGGGGAAAAGTTACAGTGGCTCTCAAATACAACTGGACCTACTTTGTCAGCTTTTGATTGTTGGTTGTTCATTCGTAGTTTGAAAACTTTGCCTTTGCGGTTAGATCGTCAAGAGAGTAACGCGCAGAAGATTGTTGATGCATTAAAAAAACATCCACAAATAAAAGAAGTTCTGTATCCTGGAAAAGGTGCTATGATCAGCATTCGACTTCAGGAAGAAGAGCGAGTTGCTTCTGTTTTATCATCGATTAAGGTATTTACTTTTGCAGAAAGTCTTGGCGGTGTGGAAAGTTTGATTACTTATCCTACTACTCAGACACATGCAGATGTACCGAAAGAACTGAGAGAATCTTATGGATTAACAGAGGATTTATTGAGAATTTCGGTTGGGATTGAAGATGCAGATGATTTAGTGGAAGATTTAAAGCAAGCACTAGAAAGCAAGTAA
- a CDS encoding metal ABC transporter permease, giving the protein MSMMGEIMLVAIVVSIACCLPGVFLVLRGMTMMSDAITHSVLLGIVLSFFVTQDLSSPLLFLGAGIIGILTVWLTEALQQTQLMKKDAAIGLVYPLFFSIAIILITRYAGSVHLDVDSVMMGEIGFTPFTRFSLFGMDLGPQALWINLVILVLNGSLIYLFFKELQVSTFHPAYAAALGFSPAILHYGLMTSVSITAVGAYDSVGSILVVGFMVGPALTAYLYSKNLKQMIGIAMIVATFNSIVGVYLAFQFDVAIAGMIAVVTGITVFLAFIGTLIGRRTNKKNSRNDYMLETK; this is encoded by the coding sequence ATGAGTATGATGGGCGAAATTATGCTAGTTGCAATCGTTGTATCGATTGCTTGTTGTTTGCCTGGTGTGTTCTTAGTACTTAGAGGAATGACAATGATGTCGGATGCTATTACTCATTCGGTGTTATTAGGGATTGTCTTGAGCTTTTTTGTGACACAAGATCTCAGTTCCCCTTTGCTATTTCTTGGGGCCGGAATAATCGGAATATTGACTGTTTGGTTGACAGAAGCACTGCAACAAACACAATTAATGAAAAAAGATGCTGCGATTGGCCTTGTATATCCACTGTTCTTTAGTATTGCGATTATCTTGATCACTCGTTACGCAGGAAGTGTACATTTAGATGTCGATAGTGTCATGATGGGAGAAATTGGATTTACTCCTTTTACACGCTTTTCATTATTCGGAATGGACTTAGGGCCGCAAGCCCTATGGATTAATTTAGTCATTCTTGTTTTAAATGGATCATTGATCTATCTTTTCTTTAAAGAATTACAAGTTTCGACTTTCCATCCTGCTTATGCAGCTGCTTTAGGTTTCTCGCCAGCAATTTTACATTATGGGTTAATGACTTCTGTATCGATTACAGCGGTAGGAGCATATGATTCAGTAGGATCGATTTTGGTGGTTGGATTTATGGTAGGACCTGCTTTAACCGCCTATTTATACAGTAAGAACTTGAAGCAAATGATTGGAATAGCGATGATCGTTGCGACTTTTAATAGTATCGTAGGCGTTTATCTCGCCTTTCAATTCGATGTGGCAATTGCAGGGATGATTGCAGTTGTAACAGGGATAACGGTATTCCTCGCTTTTATTGGAACCTTGATAGGTCGCAGAACGAACAAAAAAAATTCGAGAAATGACTATATGTTAGAAACGAAATAA
- a CDS encoding ACT domain-containing protein, with protein sequence MMKAIITVTGKDHKGIVASVSTKLAEVEVNILDISQTLMEEYFTMILLCDFSGSSLTIPEVQEQMKAVEEREQLVIRIQSEEIFNAMHSL encoded by the coding sequence ATGATGAAAGCAATTATTACGGTAACAGGTAAGGATCATAAAGGAATTGTAGCAAGTGTGAGTACGAAGTTGGCGGAAGTAGAAGTGAACATCTTGGATATTTCCCAAACTTTAATGGAAGAATACTTTACAATGATTTTGTTATGTGACTTTTCGGGTTCTTCTTTAACGATTCCAGAAGTACAGGAACAAATGAAAGCAGTAGAAGAAAGAGAGCAGCTTGTCATCCGCATTCAGTCTGAAGAGATTTTTAATGCGATGCATAGCTTGTAA